In Ignavibacteria bacterium, a single window of DNA contains:
- a CDS encoding T9SS type A sorting domain-containing protein: MKTFCSKLLSSLFLILFTSVILFSQSNSVELRDSSGTLVASFSDITTAYAAIPATVAGPYLIEILPAYDGSTETFPIQLGLKNGTSLTNTITIRPKAGNTGEIISGNLNNPAIILDDADFVIIDGRPGGVGNQIDLKIQNLSTSTSAHTIRLINGATHNKFQYLHLYGASASTAGPRNFDFSTSASNPTGNSDNLIQFCKLEGSRSGIGFAGTTANPNANNVVQNCKIFNWGYAGIWLSSNVLNFTLEECEVYHTVGVSNTLVSGVISSTSTNGIVNIKKNKFYDFLSTATTATSVRALNFTPATGSTLNIENNFFSLTKDLANVSLYHGIHILGSNAHTSNIYFNSIRIGGIHTGGTSGAVVSSGIFKANSNTATIFNSKNNICINTRTGGTGVYHVGNMISNVDGVLDINYNAYYSSGSANNFAAGWGTTLYNVLADYQAAATPHETNTKFKDVNFVSTTDLHLTGSSIGDSDLFGTPIAGILTDIDNEPRSATSPYKGGDEPMTSTVPIGWCNLQWPGSGNINQGGNFDVYAQIWIDSVTPGPGQAPGVLSWIGYNTTNTNPNTWTNWIAATYNSAGPTGNNDEYMANIGPSLAPGTYFYASRFQYLGGAYKYGGYSAGGGGFWDGSTYNSGTLTIASTAINVTFNTNPNWNIVSVPVTTTQTNKDSLFIGNVSAAYWFDGSSYVTQTSLTGGKGYWLKFDSLKSHTINGMAVPGRDINVISGWNMIGTHHLNVAASLVTTNPPGIIASSFYGFDNGYFVPTTLDKGKGYWVKTSSTGILTIPIPVAKSTPQEAYSETIDPKWAMITITDSKGGIKTIYLGDGIASDKYELPPIPPAGIFDARFASQKYVESSGLLQQININSVNYPIEILFSNVSGRELRITDGIGGSIDRKIYEGDRIVISNPAISTLNISSTSFPISFGLMQNYPNPFNPSTVICYQLSEGSHVSLKVYDILGREVATLVDEVKEAGVYNYPFSTINYPLNSGVYFYKLQAGKFIDIKKMQLIK; this comes from the coding sequence ATGAAAACCTTCTGTTCAAAACTGCTCTCTTCACTATTCTTGATTCTGTTCACTTCCGTAATACTCTTTTCACAATCCAATTCAGTTGAACTGCGCGATAGTTCAGGAACGCTGGTAGCATCTTTTTCCGATATTACGACTGCTTACGCGGCCATTCCTGCTACAGTAGCAGGTCCATATTTAATTGAGATTTTACCTGCTTATGATGGTTCAACTGAAACATTTCCAATTCAATTAGGATTGAAAAATGGAACAAGCTTAACAAACACAATTACAATTCGTCCTAAAGCAGGAAATACAGGAGAGATTATTTCTGGAAATTTAAATAATCCCGCCATAATTTTAGACGATGCAGATTTTGTGATCATTGATGGTCGTCCTGGTGGAGTTGGCAATCAAATCGATTTGAAAATTCAAAACTTATCCACAAGCACATCAGCACATACAATTCGATTAATAAATGGCGCTACTCATAATAAATTCCAATATTTACATCTCTATGGTGCATCAGCTTCAACTGCTGGTCCCAGAAATTTTGATTTCAGCACCTCAGCAAGTAATCCTACCGGCAATTCTGATAATCTAATTCAATTTTGTAAGCTCGAGGGGTCGAGGTCGGGTATTGGTTTCGCTGGCACCACAGCAAATCCAAATGCAAATAACGTAGTTCAAAATTGTAAAATATTTAATTGGGGTTATGCTGGGATATGGCTATCTTCGAATGTCCTCAATTTTACTCTGGAAGAATGCGAAGTTTATCACACTGTTGGTGTAAGCAATACATTAGTGAGTGGTGTAATTTCATCTACGAGTACTAATGGTATCGTTAATATCAAAAAAAATAAATTCTACGATTTCCTGTCAACTGCTACAACAGCAACATCAGTCAGGGCGTTAAATTTTACTCCAGCTACGGGATCAACGTTAAACATTGAGAATAATTTCTTTTCGTTGACTAAAGACCTTGCTAATGTCTCTCTCTATCATGGAATTCACATTCTTGGCTCTAATGCGCATACATCTAATATTTACTTTAATTCCATTCGAATTGGAGGGATACATACTGGAGGTACATCGGGGGCAGTCGTCTCCAGCGGCATCTTTAAAGCGAATTCAAATACGGCTACAATATTTAATTCTAAAAACAATATCTGTATTAACACACGTACAGGAGGTACTGGTGTTTATCACGTTGGAAATATGATCAGTAATGTAGATGGTGTATTAGACATAAATTATAACGCATATTATTCAAGCGGAAGTGCGAACAATTTTGCCGCTGGCTGGGGAACAACATTATACAATGTTTTAGCCGACTATCAGGCAGCAGCTACACCGCATGAGACAAATACAAAATTCAAAGATGTTAACTTCGTTTCAACGACAGATTTGCATCTAACCGGCAGTTCCATAGGTGATTCTGATCTATTTGGAACTCCAATTGCCGGAATTTTAACAGATATAGATAACGAGCCTCGAAGTGCAACCTCACCCTACAAAGGCGGCGACGAACCAATGACTAGCACCGTACCGATTGGATGGTGCAATTTGCAATGGCCTGGAAGCGGAAATATTAATCAAGGGGGGAACTTTGATGTTTACGCTCAAATCTGGATTGATAGCGTAACTCCTGGTCCTGGTCAAGCACCTGGAGTTCTTTCATGGATTGGATATAACACAACAAATACAAATCCAAATACTTGGACGAACTGGATTGCTGCAACTTATAATTCCGCTGGACCGACCGGAAACAATGATGAATATATGGCGAATATTGGTCCATCACTTGCACCAGGAACTTATTTTTATGCAAGCAGATTCCAATATCTTGGAGGTGCATACAAATATGGCGGATACAGCGCTGGCGGCGGTGGATTTTGGGACGGTTCAACTTATAATTCAGGAACTTTAACGATCGCATCTACAGCTATTAATGTTACCTTCAACACGAATCCGAACTGGAATATTGTTTCAGTACCCGTTACGACTACGCAAACCAACAAGGATAGTCTTTTCATTGGTAATGTTTCTGCTGCGTACTGGTTTGATGGAAGCAGCTATGTTACTCAGACAAGTTTAACAGGCGGAAAAGGTTATTGGCTGAAATTCGATTCACTCAAATCACACACAATCAATGGTATGGCTGTTCCAGGAAGAGACATCAATGTTATTTCCGGCTGGAATATGATTGGAACACATCATTTGAATGTTGCAGCTTCACTTGTGACTACTAATCCTCCGGGAATAATTGCTTCTAGCTTTTATGGATTTGATAATGGTTATTTTGTACCAACGACTCTTGATAAAGGGAAAGGGTATTGGGTAAAAACCTCGAGTACAGGAATTTTAACAATTCCGATCCCGGTTGCAAAATCTACTCCTCAAGAAGCATATTCAGAAACGATTGATCCAAAATGGGCTATGATTACAATCACCGACTCAAAAGGCGGAATCAAAACTATTTATTTAGGTGATGGAATTGCTTCAGACAAATATGAACTTCCACCAATTCCCCCTGCAGGCATATTTGATGCGAGATTTGCTTCTCAAAAATATGTGGAATCGAGTGGACTTCTTCAGCAAATCAATATTAACTCCGTGAATTATCCGATCGAAATTTTATTTAGTAATGTTTCAGGAAGAGAATTAAGAATAACTGATGGGATCGGTGGCTCGATCGATCGAAAAATATATGAAGGTGATCGGATAGTGATTTCCAATCCGGCAATTTCTACATTGAACATATCAAGTACTTCATTTCCAATTAGTTTTGGCTTGATGCAAAATTATCCAAATCCATTTAATCCGAGTACAGTTATATGCTATCAGCTCTCAGAAGGCAGTCATGTTAGTCTTAAAGTATATGATATATTGGGAAGGGAAGTTGCAACACTTGTCGATGAAGTAAAAGAAGCTGGTGTTTATAATTATCCATTCTCCACTATCAATTATCCTTTAAATTCAGGAGTTTACTTCTATAAGCTGCAAGCTGGTAAATTTATCGACATCAAGAAAATGCAATTAATTAAGTAA
- a CDS encoding T9SS type A sorting domain-containing protein produces MIKKFFLFFLIFQSLSISISYSQSFRLQRPVANNIQTNGSYLYGEPRYGNSSLAHLGIDISIKYDTVRSASEGLVTFVGYNPADTIGGYEPGGAGNYIVVRTYWEGKLLYLYYMHLQRPLRSVNDIVFPGMPLAISGNTGNSTGPHLHFELRLNTSSPSGSRNRRNAELWCAISGMGAIYGKVPGAANNTRVDISPDPKPRPPYTTFSYALTYNFNDPGIGSDDIYQENYAIGDVKPGAYTITALGGAYRRTVTVREGELVNADAPTAVAEEIQIKGFHLYQNYPNPFNGGTWIEYSVSSSEYVTLKVYDVLGKEVATLVNEVKEAGIHNSQFSILNSPLPSGVYFYQLRAGDLIETKKMILQK; encoded by the coding sequence TTGATTAAAAAATTCTTCTTATTCTTTCTAATTTTTCAATCTTTAAGTATTTCAATTTCCTACAGTCAATCTTTCCGACTTCAACGTCCTGTTGCGAACAATATACAAACTAACGGTTCGTATTTATATGGCGAACCACGATATGGGAATTCATCACTTGCGCATCTTGGAATCGATATTTCAATTAAGTACGATACTGTTCGTTCCGCATCTGAGGGTTTGGTTACATTTGTCGGTTACAATCCAGCCGACACGATTGGCGGTTATGAGCCGGGTGGTGCTGGTAATTATATTGTCGTGCGAACTTACTGGGAAGGAAAACTATTATATCTTTATTACATGCATCTTCAGCGGCCATTGCGAAGTGTGAATGATATTGTTTTTCCCGGAATGCCCTTAGCAATTTCAGGTAATACTGGAAACTCTACCGGTCCTCACTTACACTTTGAGCTAAGATTGAATACATCAAGTCCGAGCGGTTCACGAAATAGGCGCAATGCAGAATTGTGGTGCGCGATCAGCGGCATGGGTGCGATCTATGGGAAAGTTCCCGGGGCGGCAAACAATACTCGTGTGGATATTTCTCCTGATCCTAAACCTCGTCCGCCATACACAACTTTCAGCTATGCACTGACTTACAATTTCAACGATCCTGGAATTGGCAGCGATGATATTTATCAAGAGAATTATGCAATTGGAGATGTTAAACCTGGTGCGTACACAATCACAGCACTCGGTGGTGCGTACAGGCGAACAGTAACTGTCAGAGAAGGTGAACTGGTAAATGCAGATGCACCAACTGCTGTCGCAGAGGAAATACAAATAAAAGGATTTCACTTGTATCAAAATTATCCGAATCCGTTCAATGGGGGGACTTGGATTGAGTATTCAGTATCGAGTAGTGAGTACGTTACCCTTAAAGTTTATGATGTACTCGGAAAGGAAGTTGCCACACTTGTGAATGAAGTGAAAGAAGCTGGAATTCATAATTCTCAATTCTCCATTCTCAATTCTCCATTACCTTCAGGGGTCTATTTTTATCAGTTAAGAGCTGGAGATTTGATTGAGACCAAAAAAATGATTTTGCAAAAATGA
- a CDS encoding aminotransferase class I/II-fold pyridoxal phosphate-dependent enzyme, whose translation MSLSQIAKSIHGSPTLALNEKAAILREKGDPVIHLGGGEPKSRAPLDAVLAAVQNLNTGEVRYVPPDGIPALKKAIIRYTEEFYNRKVAPQNIIASSGAKQAIMVALQTILNPQEEVIYPAPYWVSYPDMARLCGAVGVPVYAEDGSFYPTIKDIEQRVGTYTKAIILNSPNNPSGAMYPEEFISDVVQFCEKKDIYLIMDDIYHRLIFDGKKPVNCFNYAKDFSENSKLIVVNGVSKQYAMTGFRVGWAVASKKIVEAMTNIQGHQTGGSSVVLQLAAAGAINGVQSSVENLRVALENNRNVLISLLRSFNGVKVTNPDGTFYSFADFSYYEKSSQKLSEFLIDKVQVLTVPGVEFGMEGYLRVSFCGAIKDIQDGIERMKWALDPNAPNELYIGDRKLVRDWS comes from the coding sequence ATGAGCTTAAGTCAAATAGCAAAAAGCATTCATGGATCGCCTACCTTAGCTCTGAATGAGAAGGCAGCAATTTTGCGGGAGAAGGGAGATCCGGTTATTCATCTCGGCGGCGGAGAGCCAAAAAGCCGTGCACCACTCGATGCGGTTTTAGCTGCTGTTCAGAATCTAAACACCGGTGAGGTTCGTTATGTCCCACCTGATGGAATTCCTGCTTTGAAAAAAGCAATCATTCGATACACTGAGGAATTCTACAATCGAAAAGTTGCTCCTCAAAATATTATAGCATCAAGCGGTGCAAAACAGGCAATCATGGTAGCACTTCAAACAATATTAAATCCGCAAGAAGAAGTAATTTATCCAGCACCATACTGGGTTAGCTATCCGGATATGGCTCGGCTCTGCGGTGCAGTAGGCGTACCAGTTTACGCAGAAGATGGTTCTTTTTACCCAACAATAAAGGATATTGAGCAGCGTGTCGGTACATACACAAAAGCAATAATTTTAAATAGTCCAAACAATCCATCTGGCGCGATGTATCCGGAAGAATTCATTTCAGATGTAGTGCAGTTCTGTGAGAAGAAAGATATTTATCTAATCATGGATGATATTTATCATCGATTGATTTTCGATGGAAAAAAGCCTGTAAACTGTTTCAATTATGCAAAAGATTTTTCTGAAAATTCAAAGCTTATCGTAGTTAACGGTGTCTCGAAGCAATATGCGATGACCGGATTCAGAGTCGGTTGGGCAGTTGCAAGTAAAAAAATTGTTGAGGCGATGACGAACATTCAAGGACATCAAACCGGTGGTTCATCTGTTGTATTGCAGCTGGCAGCGGCTGGTGCGATCAATGGCGTTCAATCGAGTGTAGAGAATCTTCGCGTTGCACTTGAAAACAATCGAAATGTATTAATCAGTTTGCTCCGTTCATTCAACGGAGTGAAAGTTACAAATCCTGACGGTACATTTTACTCGTTTGCAGATTTCAGTTATTATGAGAAAAGTTCACAAAAACTTTCTGAATTTTTGATCGATAAAGTTCAAGTGCTTACAGTTCCCGGTGTAGAATTTGGAATGGAAGGATATTTGCGAGTTAGTTTCTGCGGAGCAATAAAAGATATTCAAGATGGAATCGAGAGAATGAAATGGGCACTTGATCCAAACGCACCGAATGAACTTTACATTGGCGATAGAAAATTAGTGAGGGATTGGTCATGA
- a CDS encoding BrnT family toxin, whose translation MKYKFEWNQSKADSNFVKHRVSFEESLTVFDDPLAFIFEDKKHSIIVKREIIIGHSSSGRLLIVVFNERSNKIRIISSRQTTKKERRNYEENI comes from the coding sequence GTGAAATATAAATTTGAATGGAACCAATCTAAGGCTGATTCAAATTTCGTTAAACATAGAGTTAGCTTTGAAGAATCTCTAACAGTTTTTGATGATCCTCTTGCTTTCATATTCGAAGATAAAAAGCATTCTATTATTGTGAAGAGAGAAATAATCATCGGTCATTCAAGTTCAGGGAGATTGTTAATTGTAGTCTTCAATGAACGTTCTAACAAAATTAGAATAATTAGTTCAAGACAAACTACAAAAAAGGAAAGAAGGAACTATGAAGAAAATATCTGA
- the pckA gene encoding phosphoenolpyruvate carboxykinase (ATP), which yields MSKYLEFNTPASKQALELASDFRLKNQGLTFLDRVYWNLPDEALYEEAIFRNEGKLVLNGPLLVNTGKHTARAAADKFVVREESTEEKIWWGSYNRPFSSEKFNQLFARLQAWAQGEELFVQDCFACADPDYRLPVRIVTEKAWHSLFARNMFLTTVNRDELKKFVPEFTVISVPGFKVDPIIDGTRTETSIILNFGAKMAIIANSLYGGEIKKSVFTVLNFLLTFQDVLPMHCSANVGKSGDVALFFGLSGTGKTTLSADPNRQLIGDDEHGWSSQGVFNFEGGCYAKVIRLSPDHEPEIYACTRKFGTILENVVYDPISRQIDLNDDAITENTRASYPIEFIPNVVSEGYVRTHPKNIIFLTCDASGVMPPIARLTPEQAQYHFISGYTSKIAGTEIGLGIEPQITFSACFGAPFMVRHPFEYAEMLKQRMLKHNATVWLVNTGWVGGRFGVGKRISIRHTRNLLNAALDGKLEKVKYRKDKLFGFEVPVTCPDVPDDVLEPSNSWGNKDEYWKKYDALVARFVENFKLFEQGCSQDVKNAGPKRLVKT from the coding sequence ATGAGTAAATATCTCGAATTCAACACACCCGCATCAAAACAAGCTCTGGAGCTTGCGTCTGATTTCAGATTGAAGAATCAAGGGCTGACTTTTCTCGACAGAGTATATTGGAATCTACCAGATGAAGCTCTCTATGAGGAAGCAATTTTCCGAAATGAAGGAAAGCTTGTTTTAAATGGACCCCTTTTAGTAAATACTGGAAAGCATACTGCACGAGCAGCTGCGGATAAATTTGTAGTTCGCGAAGAAAGCACCGAAGAAAAAATTTGGTGGGGTTCATACAATCGCCCGTTCAGCTCGGAAAAATTCAATCAGCTTTTTGCACGGCTTCAAGCTTGGGCACAGGGGGAAGAACTTTTTGTTCAGGATTGCTTTGCATGTGCCGATCCGGATTATCGATTGCCGGTCCGAATTGTAACTGAAAAAGCTTGGCACAGTCTGTTTGCACGAAACATGTTTTTAACAACTGTAAATCGTGATGAATTGAAAAAATTCGTTCCTGAATTCACTGTGATATCGGTTCCCGGGTTCAAAGTCGATCCTATTATCGACGGGACTCGCACGGAAACATCCATCATTCTAAATTTTGGTGCGAAGATGGCGATCATCGCAAATTCATTGTACGGCGGCGAGATTAAAAAATCAGTCTTCACTGTGCTGAATTTTCTTCTTACTTTTCAAGATGTACTTCCAATGCATTGCTCGGCGAATGTTGGGAAGAGTGGTGATGTCGCTCTGTTCTTCGGTTTAAGCGGTACAGGTAAAACAACTCTCTCAGCTGACCCAAATCGGCAATTGATCGGCGATGATGAGCATGGATGGAGTTCTCAAGGCGTTTTTAATTTTGAAGGCGGCTGTTATGCAAAAGTTATTCGGTTATCACCGGATCACGAACCTGAAATCTATGCATGCACCAGAAAATTCGGAACGATACTTGAGAATGTTGTTTATGATCCTATCTCAAGACAAATCGATTTAAACGACGATGCGATCACCGAAAATACACGTGCATCGTATCCAATTGAATTTATCCCAAATGTTGTTTCTGAAGGATATGTAAGAACTCACCCGAAAAATATTATTTTCTTAACCTGTGATGCATCAGGTGTGATGCCTCCGATTGCAAGATTAACTCCAGAACAAGCTCAATATCATTTTATCAGTGGATATACTTCTAAAATTGCTGGGACAGAGATCGGACTTGGAATCGAACCGCAAATCACATTCAGTGCATGTTTTGGTGCACCGTTCATGGTCCGTCATCCGTTTGAATATGCAGAAATGCTGAAGCAAAGAATGTTGAAGCACAATGCTACTGTTTGGCTGGTGAACACAGGATGGGTTGGCGGCAGATTTGGTGTCGGAAAAAGAATCAGCATTCGTCACACACGAAATCTGTTAAATGCCGCACTTGATGGAAAATTGGAGAAAGTAAAATATCGTAAAGATAAATTATTCGGATTTGAAGTTCCGGTAACTTGTCCCGATGTTCCGGACGATGTACTCGAACCGTCTAACTCATGGGGAAATAAAGATGAGTATTGGAAAAAATATGATGCATTAGTTGCTCGCTTTGTTGAGAACTTCAAATTGTTTGAGCAAGGATGTTCTCAGGATGTGAAAAATGCAGGACCGAAGAGATTAGTAAAAACATGA
- the pta gene encoding phosphate acetyltransferase — translation MKIKKEEALQYHSTGRKGKVEVIPTKPCQTQRDLSLAYTPGVAEPCRDIAKDDELVYEYTAKGNLVAVVSNGTAVLGLGDIGPHAGKPVMEGKGVLFKKFADVDVFDIEIKTKDVQEVIKCVQLLEPTFGGINLEDIKAPECFYIEEELKRTMNIPVFHDDQHGTAIISAAALLNACELTGKKLDKIRVVFNGAGASANACAHLYVLLGVKKENIIMCDTKGVIYKGRTEGMNEFKEVYTSDTKARTLAEAFVGADVFVGLSVGNCVTKDMVKSMAKNPIVMAMANPDPEIMYEDAVAAREDIIMATGRSDYPNQVNNVLGFPFIFRGALDVRAKAINDEMKLAASRALAKLAKEEVPESVVRAYGGEPIEFGKEYIIPKPFDPRVLIYVAPAVAKAAIDTGVAKKKIEDWDEYEQQLLQRLGISKQIIRVAIDKAQGKPRRIVFPEGNQVKILKASEILVDEKIAHPILLGNVDEIKNLIKENNIDDEGFTIINPQESENFESYIEEFYNLRQRKGVTKLDAKEKMRIRNYFGSMMVHMDHADGLISGLSSSYPNTIRPALEIIKMKTGVKRVSGLYIILVKDDAYFFADTTVNVDPTSEELADIAILSAETAKRFNIQPRVAMLSFSNFGSAPYPQSKKVAKAVEIIRTKSPDLIVDGEMQADTAVYPPILPQDFAFSKMKKHANVLVFPNLDSGNIAYKLLWRIGGAEAIGPILMGMSKPVHVLQRGCDINDIVNMAAIAVVEANELKK, via the coding sequence ATGAAAATTAAAAAAGAGGAAGCCCTTCAATACCATAGTACTGGTCGGAAGGGAAAGGTGGAGGTAATCCCAACAAAACCATGTCAAACACAAAGAGATCTATCATTAGCTTACACACCAGGCGTTGCTGAACCATGCCGAGACATTGCGAAAGATGATGAGTTAGTGTATGAATACACTGCTAAGGGGAATCTTGTCGCAGTTGTGAGTAACGGAACTGCTGTGCTTGGCTTGGGAGATATTGGTCCACACGCAGGCAAGCCTGTAATGGAAGGTAAGGGTGTATTATTCAAAAAGTTTGCAGACGTGGATGTTTTTGATATAGAGATCAAGACGAAAGATGTTCAGGAAGTTATTAAATGCGTTCAACTGCTCGAACCGACTTTCGGCGGAATTAATCTTGAAGATATTAAAGCTCCTGAGTGTTTTTACATCGAAGAAGAGTTGAAACGAACTATGAATATTCCTGTATTCCATGATGATCAGCATGGAACAGCAATTATCAGTGCAGCCGCACTTCTTAATGCATGTGAGCTCACAGGAAAAAAATTGGATAAGATTAGGGTTGTATTTAATGGAGCCGGAGCTTCTGCAAATGCTTGCGCACATCTCTATGTTCTTCTCGGTGTAAAGAAAGAAAACATCATCATGTGCGATACTAAGGGAGTCATCTATAAAGGCCGCACAGAGGGTATGAACGAATTTAAAGAAGTTTACACATCTGATACCAAAGCAAGGACTCTTGCCGAAGCATTTGTCGGTGCGGACGTCTTCGTAGGACTATCGGTTGGAAATTGTGTTACAAAAGATATGGTCAAATCGATGGCGAAGAATCCAATTGTTATGGCAATGGCAAATCCTGATCCAGAAATAATGTATGAAGATGCTGTGGCAGCTCGTGAAGATATTATTATGGCAACCGGCCGATCAGATTATCCAAATCAAGTTAATAATGTACTTGGATTTCCGTTTATCTTTCGCGGGGCACTTGATGTGCGGGCAAAAGCAATAAACGACGAAATGAAATTAGCTGCATCGCGTGCTTTAGCCAAACTGGCAAAAGAAGAAGTCCCCGAGTCAGTAGTCCGCGCATACGGAGGTGAGCCAATTGAATTTGGTAAAGAGTATATCATCCCAAAACCATTTGATCCGCGAGTATTGATTTATGTAGCACCTGCAGTTGCCAAAGCCGCTATCGATACTGGAGTAGCCAAAAAGAAAATTGAAGATTGGGATGAATATGAACAACAGCTTCTTCAACGGTTGGGAATCTCGAAGCAAATAATTCGTGTTGCCATTGATAAAGCTCAAGGCAAACCGCGAAGAATCGTCTTCCCGGAAGGGAATCAAGTAAAAATACTAAAGGCGAGTGAAATCCTTGTCGACGAAAAAATTGCTCATCCAATTCTGCTGGGGAATGTGGATGAAATCAAAAATCTTATAAAAGAAAACAATATTGATGATGAAGGATTTACGATCATCAATCCCCAAGAATCTGAAAACTTTGAAAGCTACATTGAGGAATTCTACAATCTACGCCAGAGAAAAGGTGTTACAAAGCTCGATGCAAAAGAAAAAATGAGAATTCGAAATTATTTCGGTTCAATGATGGTTCACATGGATCATGCTGACGGATTGATTTCCGGTTTATCATCGAGTTATCCGAACACAATTCGCCCTGCGTTGGAAATTATAAAAATGAAAACCGGTGTAAAAAGGGTCAGCGGTCTTTATATAATTTTAGTTAAAGATGATGCATACTTTTTCGCCGATACAACGGTGAATGTCGATCCAACTTCGGAAGAACTTGCAGACATTGCAATTCTTTCTGCAGAGACTGCGAAAAGATTTAACATTCAACCGCGCGTTGCGATGCTCTCATTTAGTAACTTTGGAAGTGCACCTTATCCGCAAAGTAAAAAAGTTGCGAAAGCTGTTGAAATTATTCGAACCAAATCGCCTGATCTGATTGTCGATGGTGAAATGCAAGCAGACACTGCAGTCTATCCTCCGATACTTCCGCAGGACTTTGCTTTTTCAAAGATGAAGAAACATGCAAACGTATTAGTATTTCCAAATCTTGATTCAGGAAATATTGCATATAAATTATTGTGGAGAATCGGCGGTGCAGAAGCAATTGGTCCGATTTTAATGGGAATGAGTAAACCTGTCCACGTTCTGCAGAGAGGATGCGATATAAATGACATTGTGAATATGGCAGCAATCGCTGTTGTCGAAGCAAATGAATTGAAAAAATAA